TCGGCGTTGACTCCCACGTTCAAGGCCATTATCAGCTTGATGCTCAGAACCCAGAGAGTTTCAGGGGAGAGGAAGAGAAGGCAAGCTCGGGAATCAGTGGTCTTATCAGACAAGATTTCACAGTCATCCTCACGGCAGCCGCGCAGGGAACGTTGTCGCGACTCAAGCGAGCCATCAATGAGACAGGCATCACCACCTTCACGCCGATTCGTTCGCTCACTCCCAACGGCTTCGTCGACCGCGCGGCAAAGCTTGCAGTGCTTACCGAACGCGACCTGACTGGAAGAACCAGTGCGTCGGCACAGTTGAAAACGCCGAAACGTCGCCGCAAAAGCATCGATCTCATGGAACTCAAACCCGGTGATTTCGTCGTCCACGAGCAGCATGGTGTCGGACGTTTCACCGGAATGAAGCAACGGAGCGTAGGCAAGGGCGCTCAGAGGGCACAGCGGGAATATCTGGTCATCGAATATGCTCCAAGCAAGCGCAATGCGCCTTCCGACAAACTTTACGTACCAACCGATCAACTCGATCAGATCAGCAAGTACATTGGTGCCGAGGCCCCAAAGCTCAACAGGTTGGGCGGGGGAGACTGGGCGGCAACCAAGGCCAAGGCTCGCAAACATGTGCGTGAGATCGCAGCGGATCTGGTCAAGCTCTATTCGGCACGTCAACGCACCAAAGGCTTCGCATTCAGCCCCGACACTCCATGGCAGAAGGAGTTGGAAGACGCCTTTCCGTTCCAGGAAACGCCGGATCAGCTCACCACCATTGACGAAGTCAAGCACGACATGGAACAGCCCATGCCCATGGATCGCCTGATTTGTGGCGATGTGGGCTTCGGCAAAACAGAGATAGCGGTCCGCGCGGCGTTCAAGGCGGTGCAGGACTCGAAGCAGGTTGTCTTGCTCGTGCCAACGACTCTCCTTGTGCAGCAGCATCAGGAGACCTTCAACGAGCGCTTCGAAGGATTTCCCATCAACGTGGCCGCAATGAGCCGCTTCCAGACACCCAAGGAGATCAAAGCCACCACCCAAGGCCTTGCAGATGGAACCGTGGACGTGGTGATCGGAACGCAGGCATTGCTGAACCCCAAGATACGGTTCAAGGATCTAGGTCTTGTCATCATTGATGAGGAGCAGCGTTTCGGCGTCGAGCACAAGGAAACGCTTAAGGCTTTGCGAACCAATGTGGATGTGCTGAGTCTTTCTGCCACGCCTATTCCGCGAACCTTGGAAATGGCCGTTACCGGCATTCGAGAGATGTCAACCCTGGATACACCTCCTGAAGATCGTCTGCCTGTGCTGACCTATGTCGGTGCGAGCGAGGATTCACAGCTTACGGCGGCGATAACGAGAGAGTTGCTGCGGGGAGGTCAGATTTTCTACGTGCATAATCGCGTCGAGGACATCGACAGGGTGGCATCTCATATCGCACAGTTGGTGCCGCAGGCGCATATCGGCATCGCCAACGGCAAGATGGGCGAACGTCAGCTTGACCATGTCATCCGAGATTTCTGGCATAGAGACATCGATGTGCTGGTCTGCACGACAATCATCGAAACGGGCTTGGATATTTCGAACGCGAATACCCTGATTGTCGACCATGCTGACCGTTTCGGACTCAGTCAGCTGCATCAGCTCAGAGGGCGTGTCGGGCGAGGCAGGGAACGAGCCTATGCCTACTTCCTCTATGATCCCAGCAAGCCCATGACTCAGACAGCTCACGACCGATTGGCAACGATTGCCCAGAATACCGCCCTGGGCTCTGGCTATGAGGTCGCCATGAAGGATCTCGAACTGCGTGGTACGGGCAATCTTCTCGGAAGCGAACAGTCTGGCCATATCGAAGGCGTTGGATTCGACCTCTATGTGCGCATGGTGTCTGAAGCCGTAGAACACTACAAGAAGCCGGAGTCCGAGGAGGAGCAGGCTGTGTCCATCGACCTGCCCATCGAAGCTTCGATTCCCGTTGACTATATCGATTCGGACAAGCTGCGCTTGGAAGCATATCGCAAGCTTGCAGCGGCGAAGCATGAAGAGGACTTGGACGAACTGAGGGAAGAGCTCACCGACCGCTATGGAATGCCTCCGCAGGATTTCGAAGCCCTGTTTGACGTGGCACGGCTTCGTTTCAAGGCGCAGAAGCTTGGCATCACCGAGATTGGCGGACAGGGAAGAAACGTTCGCATCGCAAAGATCGACCCTCAGGAGTCGGTGCTCATGCGTATCGAGCGAATCTATCGATCCTCGCAGTACCGTCCGGTCACCCACACACTGCTGGTACCGGCTCCATTCGCTGGCTCGCTCGGTCAGCAAGCCATGGATTCCGAGCATATCCTGGCATGGACCGCCCAGCTTCTGGACGACCTGGCATGGCATCCGCACCAGCATTGAATCATGCTGCGGCATGCATGTGCGCAGGATGGAAGTCGAAAAGTGACTCGCGCATTCGCACAGAAATGTGAGCGCTCACATTCATTTCTGTGCAACACGCACTGCTCGTCCATAAAAAGCACTACGCTGGATGATGTCAGAACAACACAATGTCTTAAGGAGAAGTTGTGGCAGCAATCGAAAGCGTATACGCACGCGAAATCCTTGATTCCCGCGGAAACCCAACAGTAGAGGTAGTTCTTGAGACCGAAGACGGAGCTCAGGGCCTCGGCCTCGTTCCTTCCGGCGCATCAACCGGTGAAGCAGAAGCTTGGGAGCGTCGCGACGGTGACAAGAATCGTTATCAGGGCAAGGGTGTTCTCGGAGCTGTCCAGGCCGTGAACGACGTTATTGCACCAGCCGTTATCGGCATGGATGCAACAGATCAGCGTGCCATCGACGACACCATGATCGAGCTCGACGGAACGGCAAACAAGGGCAAGCTTGGCGCCAATGCCATTCTCGGCGTCTCGCTCGCAGCAATGTATGCGGCAGCAGAGTCGGCTGAACTCCCTCTGTACCGTTACCTCGGAGGAACCAACGGACACATTCTTCCTGTCCCGAACATGAACATCATGAACGGTGGAGCTCACGCAGATTCCAACGTTGACATTCAGGAATTCATGGTTTCCCCATATGGATTCGATTCATACAAGGAAGCCCTTCGCGCAGGCGTCGAGGTCTATCACACGCTCAAGGGCGTTGTGAAGGCACGCGGTCTGAGCACCGGTCTCGGTGACGAAGGTGGTTTCGCACCAAACCTCGATTCAAACGCCGAGGCTCTTGACCTCATCGTTGAGTCCATCGAGAAGGCCGGATACAAGCCAGGCGAGCAGATTGGTCTCTCCCTTGACGTTGCATCTTCCGAGTTCTACGACAAGGAAACCGGCAAGTACCTCTTCGAAGGCGAGCTGCGTGACGATGACTGGCTGCTGAACTATTACAAGGGTCTGGTCGAGAAGTATCCACTGGTTTCCATCGAGGATCCATTCCAGGAGGAAGACTGGTCCGCATGGACCAAGATCACGGCCGAGATGGGCGACCAGCTTCAGTTCGTTGGCGATGACCTTCTCGTCACCAACCCGGTGCGTCTGCAGAAGGGCATTGACCTGAAGGCTGCAAACTCGCTGCTCGTCAAGCTCAACCAGATTGGTTCAGTCACCGAAACGCTGGATGCCATCGAACTCGCAACAGCCAATGGCTTCACTTCCATGGTTTCTCACCGTTCAGGCGAAACCCCAGACACCACCATCGCTGACCTCGCAGTTGCCAAGAACACCCGCCAGATCAAGACCGGTGCTCCTGCACGTGGCGAGCGCATCGCCAAGTACAACCGTCTTCTCGAAATCGAAGAGGAGCTGGGTTCAACCGCACAGTATGCTGGCTACAGCGCATTCAAGGCTTGCAAGAAGTATGTCAAGTAGTTATTGCTTCAGGGCTTGAGGCAATCTCAGGTCCTGAACCATACGATGCCCGTCACTTTCTCAGTCGAGTGTGACGGGTATTTTCGTATGGCAAGCAGTAGAGCAAACAGTATGGTAAAGCAGTTGGGCAACTTACACCGTATGTGAAGGTACAATGGCTTCGTGAAAGAATCTGGGGATTTACCATGAGCAAGACATCCAAGGGCAGCGGACGGACTTCCACTGGTTCCGCACGGCCATCGCAGGGCTCCTCGGCTCACACCCTGGGCAATTCCGGCCCGATTTCTTTTTTCATTGCCATGATTATCATTCTTCTCAGTACGATGGAATTGGTCTCTACCTTCCACACCTATGCAATCAATCTTTCAGAGCTCAATGGTTTGCGCAAGCAGGAAGCCAGTCTCGTGGCGCAGAAGAAAGATCTGGAAAACCAGATTTCACGGTGGAACGACAAGGCGTATGTGACCGCTCAAGCACGAGAACGACTGGGCTTCGTCTTCCCCGGTGAGGAAGCCGTCAGAGTGCTTCATCCCGAGGCTGTCACCGGAACCAAGACGAATAAGGATGCGAAGCAGACAGATTCTTCCTCGGACACAACAACGCTACCTTGGTATAGCGAGCTTTCATATGCGTTCAACAAGGCCGACAAACAGGCCGGGCAGTCTTCGGGCGGCTCGTCGTCTGCAGACTCCTCCAAGGGAGGATCCTCGAAGAGTTCCCCAACGCCAAGCTCCACATCGGCCCAATCTACGCAATCGCCATCATCGTCATCGTCATCGTCCTCAGACTGAAGCAGTTCACAGTCGAGTCTTGAAGATAACTGCCATAAGGAACCATTCAATCGAATATGAATCATTACGATACTTCTCTAGACAACGATACTTCTCAAGACCAAGGCGTACAGCACAGGGAAGGTGCAACGGCACCATCCCAGGCTGGAACGAATGCAGACACGCTCGATGAACAGTTGCAGTCAAGGGTGAGAACTCGGCTGAACGAAGTCCTGAACTCGCCTGCGACAGATGCCGAAATCAAGCTTGTCGAGCGGCAGTTGACGCGCTATCCACGCGGCATGATCGCGGTTGGTGCGCGATGCAGATGTGGAAGACCGCTGGCAGTGGTGACTCGACCGTTGCTGCAAGGGTCCATTCCATTTCCAACGACTTTCTATCTCACCAGTCCCGAGGCAGTGAAGGCAGTATCCAGCCTTGAAGCTGACGGAACGATGAAGCAACTCTCAGAGCAGATCGAAGAGGATCAGGAGCTGAAAGAAGCCTACGAACAGGCTCATCTGGCTTATCTGGCCTTCAGATCGCAACTCGCGGAACTGCTTGGCGATGATGATGGCCATATCAGGGGGATCAGCGCAGGGGGCATGCCTGTCCGTGTGAAATGTCTGCATGCGCTGGTGGGGCAGAGCCTGTGCATGGGCTCTGGAGTCAATCCAATCGGCGATATGGCTCTGAACATGGTAGCTGCAGCAGGACGCTTCGACCGTAACCTGTGCCGGTGCAGCATTCTGTGATATTTGCTGTGTCAGGCTCAGTCAATGCGAGCAGGGCTGCAACGTTCACGTTCACCGTGGAAGTTGCAGCCCTTGCCTGTGTTGTTGCCGTTGCTGGAATATCAGCCGCGATAGCTTGCGTATTGTTGGAATACGTCGTTGTTTGCTTCGCCGGATAGCGTCTCGTCGATTGCAACGGGCCATTCCGGTGCCTGATCCAAGCCGTCAAGAACCCATGCTGCCTGACGTGCCGCACCAATGGCCACGTATTCATCGGGATGTGGCAATGTGACCTCTGACCCAAGAATCGAGGGAAGCAGCGTGCGCACTGCTGGAGTTTTCGATCCGCCACCGATCAGCAGTATGCGTGTGACATCCACGCCGAGTCCCTCGATCAATTCGAGGCAATCTCGCTGCGTGCACAGCAACGATTCGACAAAGGCACGGGCTATGTTCTCAGGCTTGACGTTGCTCATGGTCATGCCATGCAAGGTTCCTGTAGCCTCCGGTCGGTTCGGCGTGCGCTCACCGTCAAAATACGGAATCAAGGTGATGCCCTCTGCTCCAGGCTTCGACTGCAACGCTAGATCAGAAAGTTGCTGATAGTCGACGCTGAGCATCGATCGTCCTGCATCGATGATCCTCGATCCATTGATGGTGCAGGCCAACGGCAGCCAGTGGTCGGTGCAATCGGCAAAACCGGTGACCGATGCGCTCATGTCATACACGGGTTCTGAAGCGATTGCTGCCGCAACGCCTGAAGTGCCCAGCGAGATGGAAACATCCCCAACCTTCATGTTCAATCCCAGCGAAGCCATGGCATTGTCACCGCCGCCAGGAGCGATGATGCATCCTCCTTCCACGTCTTTTCCTGCGATGGATGGGTCTGCCTTGGCTGCAACGTCGTGTGAGCCGACCAGCTTCGGAAGCGTCACATTGTCTCTTGCGAATGCCATCTTGAACAGATCCATGCGATACGTGTTGCTGACGGAGTCGAAATAGCCTGTTCCTGAAGCATCCGAGCGGTCGGTGAACAATGCATCCAATGCTGCTTCCTTGCCATCTTCGACCGGACCATACCCTGCGATTCTCCAGCTCAGCCATTCGTGAGGAAGGCATACGGCAGCAACCCGATCCGCATGTTCAAGCTCGTGCTCTGCAACCCAGGCTATCTTGGTGATGGTCAATGAGGCGACCAGAGAGGATCCGACTGCCTTGACCCAGCGTTGGCGTCCTCGCAGCATGGGGTCGTCGGCAAGATCCTGTTCGTCGGCTGTTTTTTCCGGCTTTCCAAGTTCTGCGACAAGCCGTTCTGCATCTGGTGCAGAACGCGTGTCGTTCCATAGCAATGCGTCTCGTATCACTCTGCCTTGAGCGTCAAGAAGCACCATGCCGTGCTGCTGGCCGCCGACGGCCAGTGCACTGACATCGTCAAGTCCTCCAGCCTGCTGTGCCGCTTCGAGAAATGCATCCCACCAGCGTTGTGGATCTACGCTGGTGCCGTTGGGATGCTTCGCCTGCCCAAATCGCACCATTCGTCCGGTGCCGGCATCAGTGATTCTGACCTTTACCGATTGAGTCGATGTGTCAATGCCTGCAACAAGTACCTGTGTCATGAATTTTCCCCTTGGTGTGCTGTCAGAAGGGGAATAAGGCCTCAACGCAACTTTAATTTCCCCAGTTCCTGAACCATTTCATTATATTCCGCTACAGGCCAAGAATGCCGTTGGAATAATGCATGTTGTGTGATGTCAGACTTGGCAATACTATGCGACTGCAATGGATGAACGCCGCCATGAGCATGATGATGACTATGCTGAATGATGCCGAGCAGCGTTACACTCGGATCATGTGTGAGATGCATGGTTGAGCTTCACATACGAAGAGCATTGTTGGAGGAGAAGCTGATGGATTCAGTGACCATAGCCGGAGTAGACTGCGGCACCAATTCGATACGACTGATGATTGCCGAGGTCGATGCGCATGGGCTGCATGTGGTCACGCCGCGAATCCTGCGAATCATCAGGCTTGGCGAGGGTGTCGATAAGAACCGCCGATTCTCCGATGATGCCTTGCAGCGTGCGTATGCGGCAGTAAGGGAATTTGCAGAGGTCTTGAGCAGACAGCATGTCGACAGTCTGCGTTTCGTGGCTACGTCAGCGACGCGCGATGCCGCGAATCGCAATGAGTTCGAAGATGCTGTCGAGTCAATTCTCGGTGTCAGACCAGAGGTGATTCCAGGGTCCGAAGAGGCCGCATTGAGTTTTCTGGGAGCTACGGCTACCTTGCATTCGAAACAGAATCAGTCACAGAATCAGTCACAGACACCACCACAGGCTCATATGCGTGATCACGCACCATATTTGGTGGTCGATCTTGGCGGCGGCTCCACCGAGCTGGTTGTGGGAGGCGATGGCGACGCAGTGCCTGAGTACCAGGTTCGAGCCGGTTTCTCAATGAACGTCGGCTCTGTGCGCATGACAGAGCGGCATCTACTCGCCGATCCTCCAACAGAGGCGCAAATCGAAGAGGCCACTGCAGACATCGACGAACACATAGACGAGGCGTTCACCCGTATTCCAGCGCAGGATGTATCAACCATCATTGGCGTCTCAGGTACCGTCACCACCATGAGTGCCATCGCCATGGGTTGCCAAAGCTATGATCGCCATGCAGTTGATGGTGCACGAATTACTTTCGACGATGTTCTGAAGGCGGATGACCGTGTGCTTCGCATGAGTCGCAAAGAACGTGGCACGGTAGGGGCGATACATCCTGGGCGAATTGACGTCGTTGGCGGAGGCGCATTGATCTGGACCCGTGTGCTCACCAGGGTCGCATCGGCTGCAGCAACTCAGGGAAGGCATATCGATTCATTCCTGGCCAGCGAGCACGGTCTTCTGGATGGCATTGTCCTCGATCGCGGTCGAAAGATGCTTGCAGATAACATCTGATTCCGTAGTGGCGAGACGGTAAACGCATCTGACATGGGATTATCGTGTGCTTACCTTGTCGATGGTAAATACGACAACTCACGCAGACCCACTGGAGGTTCTGCGCACTTGGAGTCGTCACCATTGAACTGGATATTTGGCTAACAGGCAGAATCTTTGAAACAATTCGAAGCAGTCAATATGTATAAAGTCGATATATATATATCGATATATATCGATCTCATGCAAGTACATCTACGTATTTCGCCGAAAGGAACACCATGAAAGTTCTTGCCATTACGAGTAATCCCAAAACTGATAGCCTCACCAATGCCGTGGCCGATGCATTTCTCAACGGTGCGACGGCCTCGGGTGCCGAGGCAGAACTGCTAGACCTGCACCGGATCGGTTTCAACCCTGTATATACGAATGAAGACCGTGAGCACTACCTCGGCAGAGCACCGTTTCCTTCGGATGTTGTGCCCTTGCAGGCACAGATTGCAGACTCTGATGTCATCGCTGTTGTTTTTCCTATCTACTGGTATGCGATGCCCGCGATGATGAAAGGCTTCTTTGAACGAGTGCTATGCCGTGGCTTCGCCTACAGAAGAGACGGACTGCCAGGAGCTCTTGTCGGCAAAACAGTGAGGATATTCGTGCTGTGTGGGGATAGCGAGGAATGGTATCGGACAAGTGGCATGGATGACGCTCTGCAGTTGCAAATATGCGAGCGTACCTTCAAACACTACTGCCGGGTTGACGATGTCGAATTGCATTATGTTGACGGTCTCATCATGGGCGATGACAGTCATGAGGCGATTGAATCAGCGAATGCTCAGCTTCGTCAGATTCGCATAATGGGGGAGACCATTACTGCATCTCACAGCAGCTAACCTTTCTGAAACATGGTTGCGGTTAAGTTGTCTCAAGTCTTTCGCCGATACGCTGGCTATGCCCGTATCGGCGAAGGGCACCACAAGCGCAACTATGGCTTGTACTGTTCAGACTAAGGTGGTACTTCTTGGAACGTCAGTCAGTGGAACACAGTCACGAGCAAGAGGCAGGTCGCGATTCAGCGGCAGAGCATGTTTCAGAAGCAGAGCGTGTTTCAGAAACAGAGCGTAATGATGCTGCGGTACAGGCTGTGTTAACGAATCCCAAGGTTATGTTGGTGCGGGCTGCACTTGCCGAACATGGATATACCGATCACATTCGTGTGTTCAGTGAGGCGACAAGGACTGCCGCTCAAGCCGCTGAAGCATGTGGTTGCTCGATTGGCGCAATTGCCAACAGTCTCGTGTTTCGTTGCGACAACGAGCCACTGCTGATTCTGACATCAGGAGCGCATCGAGTCGACGTGCGGTATGTGCAGCACCAGCTCGGCAGTGGCAAACTCCATCGTGCCGATGCTGAATTTGTGTTGGAACAGACGGGGCAGGTCATAGGAGGAGTGGCGCCACTGGGTCACAGTCGGGCGATAAGAACGATTCTTGACACGTCCTTAGCGCAATTTCCAGAAATCTGGGCTGCAGCCGGTCATCCCAACACAGTCTTCCGTACAAGCTACGCGGATTTGCTGGCGTATACAGGAGCGATGGAAATGCCCGTTGCTCCATAAACACTTGTGTGAACTTTGGAAACTGTGTTATGGAGAATAGCGATTATGCAAACCATTGTGCAAACCACTATGCAAACCGGAATAGTGGCAAGGGACTCTAATGGACTCCTATTAAGCGGGCGAGCATGGTCTGCTGGTTGGAATTATGCTTGATTGTTGACGCGCCTACTGCAAAACGCTGCAAACGTGGCATAATACTCAGGGTGGTCGTTGCTAGCGGCCATGCCCCAGTGGCGAAACGGTATACGCATCGGACTTAAAATCCGACGTCGCAAGACATGTGGGTTCGATTCCCACCTGGGGCACCCGTCATTGATGGTACAGGCGGTTGCAGATGCTAAGCTTCATTGCACAGCGTCACAGTTGAGATGAGGTTCATGTGTCCAAGTCATTAGACAAAGCAAAAGTCCACCAGAAACAAGAACATCAGAAACAAGAACATCAGAAACAAGAACATCAGAAACAAGAACATCAGAAACAAGAACATCAGAAACAAGAACATCCGATACCAGTCCATAAGGTTCCAGAAATACTGACGCAGGTAATCTGTGCCGCTGCGTTGCTGTGCATTGGAGAAATCATCTGTGCGCCATTCATACTCGCTATGGCCACCAACACAGGGATCGCACTGGTGCCATGGATCTGCATTGCGAGCATGCTGGCTGTGTTCTTCTGCTATACGGTCGGTTTCGCTCTGTTCTGGGCCATTGACTACGTTTCCATGCAAATCAAAGAGTCGCTGCGTGCCCGTTTGGCACCGGTGATTTTCGGGCTTGGTGGATTCATCGCATACGCCACCTGGGGATATTTCGTCATACCAGCGATCTTTGATTCCTTGCTTGCCGGCATCGATGCAGAGCCTCTCTCCGTCTCACAGCGTCTGGCTGTCGGATTCAATTGCGCGGTGTTGGGTTTCGTGGCATGGTTCGTCGCCAAAATCGTCGCTCCACGGTTCTCCGAGCGCCTTGCTCCGGTCGTCGTGACTGGTGTCATCACCTTGGTTCTTGCGGCGCTTGGAGTGTTTTACATGGTCATGATATTCACGTACATTGCCCATGCTTGAGTTCGCAATGTCAGTCTTGCACATGCTGTTGGGATTGCGAAATCTTGCTTGCTCAACACGGATTGAGTTTGTGATATTGGCTAAAAGGTAATACCGTAGAACTTTGTTATTGTAAGGCAAGGAGAACTTATGTCAGACGCGAATATGCCCAAGGTCGCTCAAGATTTCGGTCAACGACCAACCATCGAGTTTGATGGCGAAGCTCCCAGCGGTTTGAAATCCGTTGAGCTGGTTGCAGGCACGGGTCCTGTGGTTCGCAAGGGCGATACCGTGACCGTAAACTATCATGGCGTCACCTGGGGCTCCGAAAAGCCATTTGATTCAAGTTTCGACCGTCATGAGCCGGCAAGCTTCCCCATTGGTGTCGGGCGTGTTATCAAGGGTTGGGATCAAACGGTTCCCGGCCACAATGTCGGTTCTCGCCTTCTAGTGAGTATCCCACCCGAGTATGGCTACGGAACGCAGGGCGTGCCCCAGGCTGGAATCGGTGGAACGGATACGCTCGTATTTGTCGTTGACATCATTTCAACACGCTGAACACTGAAACAGGGGACGTCGGCTGCTGTCGGCGTCTTTTTTGTTATGAGGATGCGGAGCAGGCATCCATGGCGGTGGTCAGACGAATCATCATTTCACGCGTTTTTGACACATGGTGTCGAAAACCGTAATACACTTACTGCTCAATACACAATTAAGGAGGAATCATGGCAGAGGAAAAGACCATCTTGCTGACACAAGAGGCGTATGACAAGCTCAAGGAGGAGCTTGACCATCGGCAGGGCGAATACCGTGAAGAGATTACGGAGCGTATTGCAACAGCTCGTGCCGAGGGAGATCTCAGCGAGAATGGTGGCTATCAGGCTGCTCGCGAGGAGCAGGGCAAGAACGAGGGGCGCATCAACGAGCTGATTGTCAAGCTGCGCAACACCAAGATTCTCAAGGCTCCCAAGGCGGGTCTGGTGGGCAACGGTTCCATCGTTACGCTTGACCTCGCAGGTAACAAGGTGACATACGTCCTCGGCTCCCGCGACATTGCGGTAGCGACGGATTACGACGTCATCAGCCCAGAGTCACCGATTGGCGCAGCGATCATGGATGCGAAGCAGGGCGACCAGGTGACCTACAAGGCACCAAACGGGCGCGACATCAAGGTCAACATCATCGAATCCAAGCCGCTGAAGTAGGCATAAAGCTCCTCCTTGATCGGTGTGCCAGGCTGCAAAGAGTCTGACACCATTGAACAGGCCGAATAACTCAACACGGCAACAACCCAGAACAGGCGCTTCATATAGACCTGTTCTGGGTTTTCCTTGCTGGATTGCGAGAAGCCTTGAAATCTCGTCACATGAGACGGCAGATGACAAGATAAATGGCAACCATATGGCATGCGTAACCAGCGATGGTTCCAC
This Bifidobacterium sp. WK041_4_12 DNA region includes the following protein-coding sequences:
- a CDS encoding DUF501 domain-containing protein — protein: MNHYDTSLDNDTSQDQGVQHREGATAPSQAGTNADTLDEQLQSRVRTRLNEVLNSPATDAEIKLVERQLTRYPRGMIAVGARCRCGRPLAVVTRPLLQGSIPFPTTFYLTSPEAVKAVSSLEADGTMKQLSEQIEEDQELKEAYEQAHLAYLAFRSQLAELLGDDDGHIRGISAGGMPVRVKCLHALVGQSLCMGSGVNPIGDMALNMVAAAGRFDRNLCRCSIL
- a CDS encoding septum formation initiator family protein produces the protein MSKTSKGSGRTSTGSARPSQGSSAHTLGNSGPISFFIAMIIILLSTMELVSTFHTYAINLSELNGLRKQEASLVAQKKDLENQISRWNDKAYVTAQARERLGFVFPGEEAVRVLHPEAVTGTKTNKDAKQTDSSSDTTTLPWYSELSYAFNKADKQAGQSSGGSSSADSSKGGSSKSSPTPSSTSAQSTQSPSSSSSSSSD
- the mfd gene encoding transcription-repair coupling factor, which encodes MVDDVRQQVLSKATGSETEHTAVPNARVEGSLSHLLELLQHDPIFQAVVTGETDISESKTSPSTTLGIPEGLRPALIAASAARKTVVAITASGRDAEELVGAIRSWYPGNPQDIALLQAWETLPHERLSPRADTVASRMAVFRRLKHPLVGSSMFGPIRILVMPVRSLIQPVVAGLGDVEPLVFETGKEIALDEAARLLVRNSYSRVDLVMDRGEFAVRGGILDIFPPTAAHPVRIEFFGDEVDGIHEFNVSDQRTYGDSIPSIWATACRELQLTPEVCRRAASLVGQIPNAEDMLESISKAIPVEGMESLLPALVDHLEQVPSMLPDDAMVMLDDPERLRRSADDLAKTANEFLAASWHVAASGHGSGAPITFDEASFLDFDETLSAMEFGHKEVIRLTGFGVDSHVQGHYQLDAQNPESFRGEEEKASSGISGLIRQDFTVILTAAAQGTLSRLKRAINETGITTFTPIRSLTPNGFVDRAAKLAVLTERDLTGRTSASAQLKTPKRRRKSIDLMELKPGDFVVHEQHGVGRFTGMKQRSVGKGAQRAQREYLVIEYAPSKRNAPSDKLYVPTDQLDQISKYIGAEAPKLNRLGGGDWAATKAKARKHVREIAADLVKLYSARQRTKGFAFSPDTPWQKELEDAFPFQETPDQLTTIDEVKHDMEQPMPMDRLICGDVGFGKTEIAVRAAFKAVQDSKQVVLLVPTTLLVQQHQETFNERFEGFPINVAAMSRFQTPKEIKATTQGLADGTVDVVIGTQALLNPKIRFKDLGLVIIDEEQRFGVEHKETLKALRTNVDVLSLSATPIPRTLEMAVTGIREMSTLDTPPEDRLPVLTYVGASEDSQLTAAITRELLRGGQIFYVHNRVEDIDRVASHIAQLVPQAHIGIANGKMGERQLDHVIRDFWHRDIDVLVCTTIIETGLDISNANTLIVDHADRFGLSQLHQLRGRVGRGRERAYAYFLYDPSKPMTQTAHDRLATIAQNTALGSGYEVAMKDLELRGTGNLLGSEQSGHIEGVGFDLYVRMVSEAVEHYKKPESEEEQAVSIDLPIEASIPVDYIDSDKLRLEAYRKLAAAKHEEDLDELREELTDRYGMPPQDFEALFDVARLRFKAQKLGITEIGGQGRNVRIAKIDPQESVLMRIERIYRSSQYRPVTHTLLVPAPFAGSLGQQAMDSEHILAWTAQLLDDLAWHPHQH
- a CDS encoding xylulokinase, with protein sequence MTQVLVAGIDTSTQSVKVRITDAGTGRMVRFGQAKHPNGTSVDPQRWWDAFLEAAQQAGGLDDVSALAVGGQQHGMVLLDAQGRVIRDALLWNDTRSAPDAERLVAELGKPEKTADEQDLADDPMLRGRQRWVKAVGSSLVASLTITKIAWVAEHELEHADRVAAVCLPHEWLSWRIAGYGPVEDGKEAALDALFTDRSDASGTGYFDSVSNTYRMDLFKMAFARDNVTLPKLVGSHDVAAKADPSIAGKDVEGGCIIAPGGGDNAMASLGLNMKVGDVSISLGTSGVAAAIASEPVYDMSASVTGFADCTDHWLPLACTINGSRIIDAGRSMLSVDYQQLSDLALQSKPGAEGITLIPYFDGERTPNRPEATGTLHGMTMSNVKPENIARAFVESLLCTQRDCLELIEGLGVDVTRILLIGGGSKTPAVRTLLPSILGSEVTLPHPDEYVAIGAARQAAWVLDGLDQAPEWPVAIDETLSGEANNDVFQQYASYRG
- a CDS encoding Ppx/GppA family phosphatase, whose protein sequence is MDSVTIAGVDCGTNSIRLMIAEVDAHGLHVVTPRILRIIRLGEGVDKNRRFSDDALQRAYAAVREFAEVLSRQHVDSLRFVATSATRDAANRNEFEDAVESILGVRPEVIPGSEEAALSFLGATATLHSKQNQSQNQSQTPPQAHMRDHAPYLVVDLGGGSTELVVGGDGDAVPEYQVRAGFSMNVGSVRMTERHLLADPPTEAQIEEATADIDEHIDEAFTRIPAQDVSTIIGVSGTVTTMSAIAMGCQSYDRHAVDGARITFDDVLKADDRVLRMSRKERGTVGAIHPGRIDVVGGGALIWTRVLTRVASAAATQGRHIDSFLASEHGLLDGIVLDRGRKMLADNI
- the eno gene encoding phosphopyruvate hydratase; this encodes MAAIESVYAREILDSRGNPTVEVVLETEDGAQGLGLVPSGASTGEAEAWERRDGDKNRYQGKGVLGAVQAVNDVIAPAVIGMDATDQRAIDDTMIELDGTANKGKLGANAILGVSLAAMYAAAESAELPLYRYLGGTNGHILPVPNMNIMNGGAHADSNVDIQEFMVSPYGFDSYKEALRAGVEVYHTLKGVVKARGLSTGLGDEGGFAPNLDSNAEALDLIVESIEKAGYKPGEQIGLSLDVASSEFYDKETGKYLFEGELRDDDWLLNYYKGLVEKYPLVSIEDPFQEEDWSAWTKITAEMGDQLQFVGDDLLVTNPVRLQKGIDLKAANSLLVKLNQIGSVTETLDAIELATANGFTSMVSHRSGETPDTTIADLAVAKNTRQIKTGAPARGERIAKYNRLLEIEEELGSTAQYAGYSAFKACKKYVK
- a CDS encoding NAD(P)H-dependent oxidoreductase → MKVLAITSNPKTDSLTNAVADAFLNGATASGAEAELLDLHRIGFNPVYTNEDREHYLGRAPFPSDVVPLQAQIADSDVIAVVFPIYWYAMPAMMKGFFERVLCRGFAYRRDGLPGALVGKTVRIFVLCGDSEEWYRTSGMDDALQLQICERTFKHYCRVDDVELHYVDGLIMGDDSHEAIESANAQLRQIRIMGETITASHSS